In Paenibacillus antri, a single window of DNA contains:
- a CDS encoding 1-deoxy-D-xylulose-5-phosphate reductoisomerase, with the protein MKRISILGSTGSIGTQTLDIAAFHPERFRVEALAAGTNVDLLAEQANRFRPRLVSVATKELADKLTGMIPEGIRVLYGDEGVREVAAGNDADVVVSAMVGSAGCEPTLAAIDAGKAIALANKETLVAAGAVVTARARRRGVPLIPVDSEHSAIFQSLNGSRIDDVLALTLTASGGSFRDRGRDELADVTVADALKHPNWSMGAKVTIDSATMANKGLEVIEARWLFDVDYDRIRVLVHPESIIHSYVEFYDKSIIAQLGQPDMRVPIQYALTFPDRPLSPASSLDLAALGKLTFRPMDFERYPMIRLAYEAGRAGGTATAVFNAANEIAVARFLAEDIPFQRIESIVESTLAKHDVVAATDLGAIREADAWARDVAKSC; encoded by the coding sequence GGGAAGCACGGGATCGATCGGCACGCAGACGCTCGACATCGCGGCGTTCCACCCCGAACGCTTCCGCGTCGAAGCGCTGGCGGCGGGGACGAACGTGGATCTCCTCGCCGAACAAGCGAACCGATTCCGGCCGCGTCTCGTCTCGGTGGCGACGAAGGAGCTCGCCGACAAGCTGACCGGCATGATCCCGGAAGGCATCCGCGTGCTGTACGGCGACGAGGGCGTCCGCGAGGTCGCGGCCGGCAACGACGCGGACGTCGTCGTCTCCGCGATGGTCGGCAGCGCGGGCTGCGAGCCGACGCTGGCGGCGATCGACGCGGGCAAGGCGATCGCGCTCGCGAACAAGGAGACGCTCGTGGCGGCCGGCGCCGTCGTGACGGCGAGAGCGAGACGCCGCGGCGTGCCGCTCATTCCGGTCGACAGCGAGCACTCGGCCATATTCCAGTCGCTGAACGGCTCGCGCATCGACGACGTGCTCGCGTTGACGCTGACCGCTTCGGGCGGAAGCTTCCGCGATCGCGGCCGGGACGAGCTGGCGGACGTGACGGTGGCCGACGCGTTGAAGCACCCTAATTGGTCGATGGGCGCGAAGGTGACGATCGATTCGGCGACGATGGCGAACAAGGGGCTCGAAGTCATCGAAGCCCGCTGGCTGTTCGACGTCGACTACGATCGCATTCGCGTGCTCGTCCACCCGGAATCGATTATTCATTCTTATGTAGAATTTTATGATAAGAGCATTATCGCTCAGCTGGGCCAACCCGATATGCGAGTGCCGATTCAATATGCGCTTACGTTCCCGGATCGTCCGTTATCGCCGGCGAGCTCGCTCGACCTGGCGGCGCTCGGCAAGCTGACGTTCCGACCGATGGACTTCGAGCGGTATCCGATGATCAGGCTCGCCTACGAAGCTGGGAGAGCGGGCGGGACGGCGACGGCGGTGTTTAACGCCGCTAACGAAATCGCGGTGGCGCGCTTTCTCGCGGAGGACATCCCGTTCCAGAGAATCGAGTCGATCGTCGAGTCGACGCTGGCGAAGCACGACGTCGTCGCCGCGACCGACCTCGGCGCGATCCGAGAAGCGGACGCTTGGGCGCGGGACGTTGCGAAAAGTTGCTAA